The Ruania halotolerans genome contains the following window.
ACCGCCGAGATCGTTCTGGACGATCACCCCGAGGGCACCGACTACCGGGCGATTGTTCGACACGGTGAACCGGGTGCTCGATCCCGCCATGAGGAGCTCGGCTTCTTCGAGGGATGGGGTTCGGTCACCGCAGCGCTCGCCACTCTTGTCGAAAGTGGAGCAGCGTCGTGAAGATCGCCGTGACCCAGTTCGTCACACTCGACGGCGTCAGCCAAGGGCCGGGTTCCGTGGACGAGGACACCACTGGTGACTTCGATCGTGGCGGATGGTTCGTGCCGTACCTGGACGAGGAGTTCGTACAGCAGGCCTCGCAATGGCTTGATCTGGCCGGTGGCCTCCTCCTCGGGCGACGCACCTACGCGGCATTCGCCCGCGACTGGCCGCAGATAAGTGAGCCCGATCCGTTCACCGTGCGGATGAACACCCTCCCGAAGTACGTGGTGAGCAACACCCTCCCCGAAGGTCACTGGAACCCGACGACGGTGCTCCGCGGGGATCCTCTCGTGTCGGTGCGCGCTCTGAAGCAGCAGCCGGGCGGGGAGCTTCAGATTCACGGCAGCTCCCGGCTCGCCTCAGCACTACTCGCTGCCGGGCTGGTCGACACGCTCCGCCTCGCCGTCGCACCAGCCGTCGTGGGTCGAGGCAGACGGCTGCTCGCTCACCCGGACGCCGATATCGGACTTCGACTCATCGAGCACGGCGCCACGTCTTCAGGGCTGGTCATTCTCGTCTATGAGGCGGCTGGGCCAGCACAGCGCTCCGAGTACGCCGGAGCCCCTCCGATCAACTAGCAGGAACCGCTTGCGTCGCAACGCATTGGCGCGACCTTCGCGCGCCGAAGTCGGCCAGGGCGCGCACCTCGTCCAGGTGGCCCCGCGCGTGCTCGGGAGGCGCAGTCGGGCGTTCCAGTGCTCTCTTGGTGCGATGGCTCCCTGCGCGATCAACGGCCCGGAACGGGTATGCCAGCGGCCCGGAGCTTGGCCTCGGTCAGCGCGGTCAGTCGAGCCGCGACCGGTGCCTGATTGTGACGATGGCTGCTGATCACTCGGTACTGGGCGGGGGCATCGGCCCAGGCCTGCAGACTCGCCGGGCTTCCGAGCAGTGCAGGGTGGGCGAGATAGTGATCCGCCATGGCGCTCGCGAGCTCCGGTATCCGCGGATCGTCCAGCTCCCAGAATTCTGCCTCCCATCCGCGCTTGATGAGGTCAACGTAGTCGGAGTCGTCGAGCCGAAGTTCGAGCTGGGTGAGGAAGCCGTCGAATCCCTCAGGCTCGAGCGCGCGCGTCAGCACCAGAGCTTCGCGTTGGCCGGCCACGTAGTCACGATGGAAACCGGCCTCGACCATCCGGTCGAGGATCGCGCAGGCCCGATCGGGCAGAAGTGCCCGGTCACCATCGGCGAGCCGGTTCAATGTGTCGCGGCGAGCACTCAGTGCGGCAATTCTGCCGCTCAGGCGTCGCTCGACGTCGGCCAAGGCGGCGGCGAACTGCTCGGTGCCGGCATCGAGCATGGGCACGATCTCCGCGAGCGGCACACCTGCGCCCGCCAGTGTCCGCACCTGGACCAAGCGCAGAAGCTCGGCCGATTCGTAACGCCGGTAGCCGGAACTGTCCCGAGCGGGCTCGTCAACCAGTCCGAGCCGGTGGTAGTGCCGCACGGTCTTGACCGTGACGCCGACGTACTCCGCCGCTTGGCTGATCGTGAGCCCTTTATCCATATCCTCAAGGATGCCGCTGATCGAGGGCGGCGACCTCACGGACGCTTTCGGCAACTGCTGGGAAATCTCTGCGCAGGACACTGCCATGGTTGCTGGCGACCTTCGCGCTCACTCCCAGGTTCGAGTTGCGCTCCAGCACCGGGACGAGAGTGGCCCGCATCTGTTCCTGGAGATCGTCCCGGCTTCCCAGGGCCTCCCCTGAGGCGATGACGTACCGGACCGGGACGGTCATCCCGATGAGGATCGGCTCGAGGGCGGCGTGGATCTTGTGCACCTCGATGTTGACCTCGGCGTGCTGCTCTGCCGAGAACCGGGCGGACAGGCCCAGTGGGTGCACCAGCGGCAGGAGCCAGCCCGCGCGCCGGAACAGCGTGCGGATCTCTTCGAAGGAGTCCTCATCGGTCCAGCCAGACGGGTACGGGGCCGTCCACCCCGACCACGCCGACCGTGCGGCTGGGATTTCTGCTCGCCCAGTGCACTCCCACGAGCGCGCCGTAGGACCAGCCCACCAGCAACGCGCGATGCACCCGGCGTGCGTCGAGGACGGCGCTGACATCACGCACACACGCCTCGAACGAGTAGTCCGCTGAGCGCTTCGACTTTCCGCGCGCCCGCTCGTCGAAGGTGATGTGTCGCCAGTGTGGGCCGAGAGCGTCGATGACGCGCCGCCAGTGCCGCTGAGAGGCATAGGAGCCATTCAGGTAGAGGACGGTAGTGCCGGGGCCGCCGGTGTCGGTCACGGCCAAGGAAGTATCGTCGACCGGGACCATGCCGGTCCATCCTGAACTCACGGAACTGGCCGCATTGTCGGGCTTCGAGGTGCTCATGCGAGGAGACTGCTGCCTGACCTAAGGTCAAGGTCAAGGTGCACCTACTGACCTGCATCGAGGGTGCGCGATCGAGCCGGCCTGCTCAGCGCGGCGGCTCGAGCAGACGCCGTACTGCCGATCGGGCGTGCGTGGCGGGGGTCGCTGTGCCCGTGATTCCCGCCGTGACGAGGCAGCCTTCGGCAAGAAGAATGACCGCTTCGGCTGTCTCCACTGACGATCCCGTCGAGCGGACCAACTCGGTCACGTAATCACGAAACCGGCGCTTATGTCGTCGCACCGCTGCCGTGATGTCCTCAGATGTGCCGCCGAGCTCTCCGAAGGCGTTAATCCACGCACAACCGCGGTGTCCCGGGCCTGCCAGCCATTCGGAGAGCCAGTCGAAGACGGCCAGCACACGTTCTTCGGCGCCGCTGAAGCGGTCAACGTACGCACCAAGATCGGCATGCCACCTTCGGTCTCTCCTGTCGAGCATCGCCACGGCCAGCGCTTCTTTACCCGGGTAGAGGGCGTAGATCCGCTTGAGGGGCAGCCCAGCCGCGGACCGCACCTCATCCATCCCGACCGCCTGGAACCCACGCTCGTAGAACAGGTACTCGGCGGAATCGAGCAACGGGTCGCGCACCGGATCACGCAGACCGGCCGGGTCGCTGGCTGTGGACGGCATGAACCATGGCTCCTTCACGGACTTGACCTGAGAACGCTCGTTCTCTACGTTACATGAAGCAGTCGAGAACGGCCGTTCTCGCGAGTCCGAAAGGCATTCGATGACAACCACCTCGGCCCCGACGTGGGCTAGCCGGGCTCCTGCTCGGCCATCGCTGACGACGCTGCTCGGGGCGACCACGACATCAGCGGTCGCGCTCAGTGCGCTCGTGCTCCTGGGAGTGCTGAGTGGCCACGTGCTTCTCATCCCGCCGATGGCGGCCAGCATGGCGCTCGTGGCGGGTGCGCCAACACTTCCGCTGGCTCAGCCGCGGAATGTGATCGGCGGGCAGTTGGTCTCGGCCGTTGTCGGCATCGGCGTCGGTGCGGTGAGTCATTCGCTCTGGGCCGCCGCGATCGCCGGCGGTCTCGCGCTCGGGGCCATGCTGGCAACGCGGACCTCCCACTCCCCGGCCGCGGCAACCGCAGTGATCGGGACGCTTGCTCCCTCTGGTCAGGTCTCATTCGTCCTGTGCGCCGGACTCGCGGCCACGGTCCTTGTGGCCGCGGGGCTCGTCCGATCCACGGTGGAAGGCCGCGCCTATCCCACGTACTGGTGGTGATCTGCGGCCACCTGATCCACGGCACACCCGGCGGTCGCGATTGCAGTGGCATCGTGACCGAGTCCGATAGGCGACCGGGTGCCCCTCGGCCGTGACGAGCGCACGATCCAGCCGATCACATCGCCATCTGGGACGTGCGCGGCGTGGCTAACCGGCCGCAGTCGCGGCGTTGCGTGCTGCGAGTTGCGCGAACGCTTCGGTGAGCTCGGGAGGGTTGAGTACTTTGATCTCTGCATCGAAGCGGTTGAGGAAGGCGGCTAGCGCCACCCAAGACCAGGATCCGACTTCCAGGCTGCACTGGCTGGGACCGAGATCCTCGACAACGCCGTCACCTGCGAAAGGGAGGACATGGCTGGCGGGCCGGCTGAGGATCGCTTTCCCCGTGCAGGGCCACCTGTCGATGTGCTCGGAGCCTTTGAAGCGAGCTGAAACGAATGCGGTCACGTCGCCGCCAGGCGTCTCCCGTGGCGTGAATCTGGGCCCGCGCGGAGTGCGCGGCGCGATGCGGTCGGCGCGGAAAATGCGCCAGTCGTCCTGCTCCAGCTCCCACGCAACGAGATACCAGCGTCCGTGAGAGGCCACAAGATGATGAGGCTCCACCTTGCGTGGGGGCACCTGGTCGGCGTCGGCGCTCTGCATGCTGCTCGCATAGTCGAAGCGCAGCACCTCGTGCGCGCGGACCGCCATTGACAACGCGATGAGCACATCCGGCGACACCGAACCGGGCGCCTGCTCACCCGGTCGCGCCGGGATCGCCGTGAACTCCAACGCGTTCACACGATGGCGAAGGCGGGATGGCATCACCTGCCGGACCGTGATCAGCGCGCGCACAGCTGCCTCCTCGATACCGGCACCGGTAGCGGCCGCCGCCTGCAAAGCAATCGCTAACGCGATCGCCTGGTCGTCATCGAAAAGCAGCGGCGGCAGTTCGCTGCCGGCGTCGAGGCGGTAGCCACCATCCGGCCCCATCGTCGCCTGGATGTTGTACCCCATCTCGCGCAGCCGGTCGACATCGCGGCGGACCGTTCGATGACTGATGCCCAATCGTTCGGCGAGCACGGTGCCCGGCCAATCGCGCCGAGTCTGCAGCAGGGACAGCAAGGTGAGGAGTCGCGAGGTGGTCGCTGTCATGTCTCGATGGTAGTTCGAGTGTAGGACGAAAACTGTCCTACACAGAGGGAAGAGTGGTCCGTGCCAGGGAGTAGCCCGGCGACGTTCTCACTAGGAGCAGATATGAGCATCACCACGACCACTCACCTGAACTTCCGCGGCAACGCCCGCGGGGCTCTGGAGTTCTACCAGTCCGTCTTCGGAGGCCAGATCACGATTGCGACCTACGGCGACCTCGGCATGCCTAAGGAAGCACCGGGCGCCGAGAACGTCGTCTTCGGCCAGGTCGAGTCCGGAACAGGCTTCCGGGTGATGGCCTACGACATCCCCGGCCAGTCCGGAGGCGCGGCAGCCGAGGCCGGCTCGACGCGCCGTGAGGACGGCCTCACCATCACCGATCAACCGTTCTTCGTCTCGGTGCGCGCCGACGCACTGGACGAGGTGCAGCGCTATTGGAACAAGCTCTCCGAGGGCGCGGCGATCATCGAGCCGCTCGCCGCATCAGCATGGAGCCCCGGGTTCGGGATGCTCACTGACACCTTCGGCGTCACCTGGATTCTCGACGTCACCGCCTAATCCGCAGAGTGACGAAGGACGGCCCGAAACGTATGGGCCGTCCTTCGTCATTGGTGGAGGTGGCGGGAATCGAACCCGCGTCCGACAGTGCGGAACCAGGACTTCTCCGGGTGCAGTCTGCTAGCAGATTTTCTCAGCCCCAGCGATCACGCAGACAAGTCGCTGACGGGCTCAGTCACCTAAATGTCCCCGCAACCCCGATGACGAGGGTTACGAGCAGTGGCTCTCTAGATGACGCCAGGAACCGGGTCGAGAGCAACCCCGGGCTGACGGACTTCTACGCTCGCTCAGGCGGCGAGGGCGAAGTCGGTGCGCTTGGAATCGGCACCTATTGGTTTGCAAGGAGCGTTGACGAGATGACCTTGCATCCTCGACCCGCTTCTCCTGGAACGACAACCGTCGTCGAAACCGATCACCCCCCTGTTGAGTTGTCACACATCCGTTGCGCACTCCCGCAGGACTGCTGACGAACACGTGTCAGTCTACCGGGCACAACACCGGGGCAGTCACGGTTATTTCCGGTCCTGCCCTGCCGGGGCATCCACCACGCCCATGTGACGCCACAGCGCACCTCATCAGCATCGTTGGTCGACTCCGGTGGCCGGCAGCCGGAGCCACTGCTAGACACAAGTATGAGCGAGGCGAGCACCCCATTTCCCCGGATCAGCCAGACAGTGATCGACGCGACTGATGTGCGTGCGCTCGCTGAGTTCTACCGCCAGCTCTTCGGCTTGGTGTACCGGCCAGGCGATGAAGCCGACTCGGAAGGTCACGTGGCCGATTGGCTCGTGCTTCGTGACCCGGATCGGCGCGTCCAGCTTGCTTTTCAGCAGGTGCCTGATCTCCCTCGTCCGGCATGGCCTGATGGCGAGCCACCCCAGATGATGCACCTGGACACGACGGTGCCCGATCTCAGCGAGTTGGAACTGCAGAGGCAGCGAGCGATGACCCTGGGAGCGACGCTGCTTCTCGACCGCTCCGACGACGAAGAGGAGGCTCTCTACGTATTCGCCGACCCGGCCGGCCATCCCTTCTGCATCTTCGTCAGCGCCCCCGACTGATCGGGTCGACCCCAGGCTGCTGTACTCGGGGGCCTGCCAGTCGCCGCCGCAAGTGCGGTTCCAGCAATGAGGACAGCGGTGAAGGCAGCCACGGCGATGGGCGCGATGATGGCCTCGTCGGAGTAGGGCCCCCGCCCGCTGCCGCTAGACCGGGGATGGCCTGAACCAGCCACCAATGGCCGCTGCCATCGGGAGCCCTCTCGGTCGCCAGCAACAGCGGTGCGGCGGCACCTCCGAGGAGGCCGACTCCTGAGACCGCGCTCAGCAACCGGACGACCCCGCTCGACTCTCGACCGGAACCCGGCGACATCTCGCGCCCCTCCCTGTGCAGCCCTGGTTGACTCAGGCGGTCGCGGACTTCTTCTCCAGCAACAGCGCCAGGCCGATGCCCAGGAGGAACACGTCCTTGGCCATCCCGATCCCCGCCTGCGTGGGGCGGATGCCATCGTCCTCGGTCATCCCCGGGGTGCGCAGGTAGACCCACACGAGGGAGGCCGCGAACGCCGTCAGCCCCAGACCCACGAGTTTGCGCGGCAGGAACGGCGCGAGCAGGGAGGCGCCGAGGGTGATCTCGCCGGCAGCGAGATACTGACCGAAGTCCTCGGCGGAGAGCTGTTCGAGCTGCGGGAACGCGTTCAGCGCCATCTGCTGCAAGCCCCCGGCGGACTCGGCGTCCAGGTTGAGCTTGTTCAGTCCCGAGTTCAGGATGAAGGCTCCGGCGGTGAGCCGCAGGGGCAGGCGGTGCAGGGCAAAGCTCATCGTCTCGCTCCTCAGTCGTCGGTCGTCAGTCGTTCATGCATGACGCTGCGTCGCCACCAATCTACCCACGGATCGTCGCCACGTGCCTCACCAGCCGCCGCCACCGCCACCACCGACTCCCCCTCCGACGCTCCCGCCGGCGAACCCCGAGCCGCCGCCGGCACCCGAGACCGCCGCTCCCACCGACACTGATGCGGTGCTCGCGAACGTCGAGACTCCGCTGAACGCTGCGGCGGTCCACAGGCCGGGTGTCGTTCCGACGTACCAGGTGGGCTGCAGCTCCACCTGCCCGGCGGCAGCCGCCTCGGCGAACACGTCGGCCCAGTGCTGGGCCACTCCGAAGGCAATAGCGAACGGCAGGTACCGGGAGAAGATGTCCTCGCCCTCCTCGAACCGCAACTGGTTCGCCTCGGCGGTCTCCAGGTACTTTTTGAAGCCCAAGGTCTGTGCGAGCACAGCGGTTCCGTCCGCAGTGCGCGCGGGGGCGAACGGCGCCGCCACAAGGGTCGCGATACCGATCAGGACCACCGCGAGGCCGAGAAACCCCCATCCGGTGAGCATTCCGAGCGCGATCGTCGCACCGATCCCGGCGAGCACGATGAGTACACCCGCCCC
Protein-coding sequences here:
- a CDS encoding dihydrofolate reductase family protein, which codes for MKIAVTQFVTLDGVSQGPGSVDEDTTGDFDRGGWFVPYLDEEFVQQASQWLDLAGGLLLGRRTYAAFARDWPQISEPDPFTVRMNTLPKYVVSNTLPEGHWNPTTVLRGDPLVSVRALKQQPGGELQIHGSSRLASALLAAGLVDTLRLAVAPAVVGRGRRLLAHPDADIGLRLIEHGATSSGLVILVYEAAGPAQRSEYAGAPPIN
- a CDS encoding MerR family transcriptional regulator — encoded protein: MDKGLTISQAAEYVGVTVKTVRHYHRLGLVDEPARDSSGYRRYESAELLRLVQVRTLAGAGVPLAEIVPMLDAGTEQFAAALADVERRLSGRIAALSARRDTLNRLADGDRALLPDRACAILDRMVEAGFHRDYVAGQREALVLTRALEPEGFDGFLTQLELRLDDSDYVDLIKRGWEAEFWELDDPRIPELASAMADHYLAHPALLGSPASLQAWADAPAQYRVISSHRHNQAPVAARLTALTEAKLRAAGIPVPGR
- a CDS encoding alpha/beta fold hydrolase, coding for MSTSKPDNAASSVSSGWTGMVPVDDTSLAVTDTGGPGTTVLYLNGSYASQRHWRRVIDALGPHWRHITFDERARGKSKRSADYSFEACVRDVSAVLDARRVHRALLVGWSYGALVGVHWASRNPSRTVGVVGVDGPVPVWLDR
- a CDS encoding TetR/AcrR family transcriptional regulator codes for the protein MPSTASDPAGLRDPVRDPLLDSAEYLFYERGFQAVGMDEVRSAAGLPLKRIYALYPGKEALAVAMLDRRDRRWHADLGAYVDRFSGAEERVLAVFDWLSEWLAGPGHRGCAWINAFGELGGTSEDITAAVRRHKRRFRDYVTELVRSTGSSVETAEAVILLAEGCLVTAGITGTATPATHARSAVRRLLEPPR
- a CDS encoding HPP family protein, with protein sequence MTTTSAPTWASRAPARPSLTTLLGATTTSAVALSALVLLGVLSGHVLLIPPMAASMALVAGAPTLPLAQPRNVIGGQLVSAVVGIGVGAVSHSLWAAAIAGGLALGAMLATRTSHSPAAATAVIGTLAPSGQVSFVLCAGLAATVLVAAGLVRSTVEGRAYPTYWW
- a CDS encoding helix-turn-helix transcriptional regulator, whose amino-acid sequence is MTATTSRLLTLLSLLQTRRDWPGTVLAERLGISHRTVRRDVDRLREMGYNIQATMGPDGGYRLDAGSELPPLLFDDDQAIALAIALQAAAATGAGIEEAAVRALITVRQVMPSRLRHRVNALEFTAIPARPGEQAPGSVSPDVLIALSMAVRAHEVLRFDYASSMQSADADQVPPRKVEPHHLVASHGRWYLVAWELEQDDWRIFRADRIAPRTPRGPRFTPRETPGGDVTAFVSARFKGSEHIDRWPCTGKAILSRPASHVLPFAGDGVVEDLGPSQCSLEVGSWSWVALAAFLNRFDAEIKVLNPPELTEAFAQLAARNAATAAG
- a CDS encoding VOC family protein, producing MSITTTTHLNFRGNARGALEFYQSVFGGQITIATYGDLGMPKEAPGAENVVFGQVESGTGFRVMAYDIPGQSGGAAAEAGSTRREDGLTITDQPFFVSVRADALDEVQRYWNKLSEGAAIIEPLAASAWSPGFGMLTDTFGVTWILDVTA
- a CDS encoding VOC family protein gives rise to the protein MSEASTPFPRISQTVIDATDVRALAEFYRQLFGLVYRPGDEADSEGHVADWLVLRDPDRRVQLAFQQVPDLPRPAWPDGEPPQMMHLDTTVPDLSELELQRQRAMTLGATLLLDRSDDEEEALYVFADPAGHPFCIFVSAPD
- a CDS encoding DoxX family membrane protein, with product MSFALHRLPLRLTAGAFILNSGLNKLNLDAESAGGLQQMALNAFPQLEQLSAEDFGQYLAAGEITLGASLLAPFLPRKLVGLGLTAFAASLVWVYLRTPGMTEDDGIRPTQAGIGMAKDVFLLGIGLALLLEKKSATA